One Equus caballus isolate H_3958 breed thoroughbred chromosome 14, TB-T2T, whole genome shotgun sequence DNA segment encodes these proteins:
- the S100Z gene encoding protein S100-Z, with protein MPTQLEMAMSTMIRVFHRYSCREGDRFKLNKGELKLLLQRELTEFLSCQKDPQLVDKVMQDLDANKDNEVDFNEFVVMVAALTVACNDYFVEQLTKKGKKDK; from the exons ATGCCCACCCAGCTGGAGATGGCCATGAGCACCATGATCAGAGTGTTCCACCGCTACTCCTGCAGGGAAGGGGACAGGTTCAAGCTCAACAAGGGGGAACTGAAGCTGCTCCTGCAGCGCGAGCTCACGGAATTCCTCTCG TGCCAAAAGGATCCCCAGTTGGTTGATAAGGTAATGCAGGACCTGGATGCCAATAAGGACAATGAAGTGGATTTTAATGAATTCGTGGTCATGGTGGCAGCTCTGACAGTTGCTTGTAATGATTACTTTGTGGAACAATTGacgaagaaaggaaaaaaagataagtaG